The Kocuria sp. TGY1127_2 genome includes a window with the following:
- the yvcK gene encoding uridine diphosphate-N-acetylglucosamine-binding protein YvcK → MTRSRHRPDRRIPGSRHSPKVVALGGGHGLYASLSALRLVTPHITAVVTVADDGGSSGRLREQFNVLPPGDLRMALSALCDDSEWGHLWREAIQHRFSALPDAPREIDGHAMGNLLLVSLWQLLGDPVAGLEWASRLLEARGRVLPMALDPLVISGDAITGDGVRERLVGQAKLAKAERVENLSLEPLDARVCEESVRAIMDADWVILGPGSWFTSVIPHLLLRESRKALCETSAKICVSMNLGLEEKETAGLGATGHLEALERYAPELSIDAVIADPSSIQEKQLFEQAVSERNAKLVWNRLRARRKENLHNPLRLAAAYQEAMRVPDNSFGVEPDAPSV, encoded by the coding sequence ATGACACGTTCTCGTCACCGTCCGGACCGGAGAATCCCCGGCTCTCGGCATTCACCCAAGGTAGTTGCCCTGGGCGGTGGGCACGGTCTGTACGCTTCCTTGAGCGCTCTGCGCCTCGTCACTCCGCACATCACTGCCGTCGTGACAGTGGCCGATGACGGAGGCTCCTCGGGCCGGCTGAGGGAACAATTTAACGTCTTGCCACCGGGCGACCTGCGTATGGCGTTGTCGGCTCTCTGTGATGATTCGGAATGGGGCCATCTGTGGCGAGAAGCGATCCAACATAGATTCTCGGCACTGCCCGACGCCCCACGAGAGATCGATGGGCACGCGATGGGCAACCTTCTGCTCGTCAGCCTGTGGCAACTGTTGGGGGACCCGGTAGCCGGTTTGGAGTGGGCCTCACGTCTCCTCGAAGCGCGGGGGCGTGTATTGCCGATGGCATTGGATCCACTCGTGATCTCGGGGGACGCCATTACTGGCGACGGGGTCCGTGAGCGACTGGTCGGGCAGGCCAAGCTTGCGAAGGCCGAACGCGTGGAGAATTTGAGCTTGGAGCCTCTCGACGCACGAGTCTGCGAAGAATCGGTTAGAGCCATCATGGATGCCGACTGGGTGATTTTGGGTCCGGGATCCTGGTTTACTTCTGTGATTCCGCACCTGCTACTGCGCGAGAGCCGAAAAGCCCTGTGCGAGACTTCCGCGAAGATCTGCGTATCTATGAATTTGGGCCTCGAAGAGAAGGAAACCGCGGGTCTTGGGGCTACGGGTCACCTCGAAGCTCTCGAAAGGTACGCCCCGGAGCTCAGCATCGATGCAGTCATCGCGGATCCCAGTTCTATTCAAGAGAAACAACTTTTCGAACAGGCCGTCTCCGAAAGAAACGCAAAACTCGTGTGGAACCGCCTGCGGGCTCGACGAAAGGAAAACCTGCACAACCCTCTGAGACTTGCGGCAGCCTACCAAGAGGCCATGCGGGTTCCGGACAACTCCTTCGGCGTGGAACCTGACGCGCCGAGCGTGTAA
- the uvrA gene encoding excinuclease ABC subunit UvrA encodes MTTQHIQGHEPGTPQDLTRILVKGARENNLKNVDLDIPRNAMIVFTGLSGSGKSSLAFDTIFAEGQRRYVESLSAYARMFLGQVDKPDVDFIEGLSPAVSIDQKSTSKNPRSTVGTITEIYDYMRLLWARIGHPHCPICGEPIEKQTPQAIVDQLMAYPERTRLQVLAPMVRSRKGEFADLFASLTQQGYSRAIIDGEQVQLSEAPKLKKQYKHTISVVVDRLVIKESIHQRLTDSIETALGLADGRVVVDFVDDESEDSQRTFSENLACPNEHPIETTEIEPRAFSFNSPFGACSECDGIGSRLEVDEGLVIPDPEKSLGEGAIAPWSQGKSTTEYWLRLLAGLGKEVGFDLNTPWKDLSKKARNAILDGKDFKVEVSYRNRFGRERRYTSGFEGVYAYIKRKHEETESDWAKDRYEQYMRQVACPACNGARLNPTMLAVTVGGASISEVTSMSMTDAQRFMQGLELTERESKIADQVLKEIHARLQFLLDVGLDYLNLERAAATLSGGEAQRIRLATQIGSGLVGVLYVLDEPSIGLHQRDNRRLIETLTKLRDLGNTLIVVEHDEDTIKEADWVVDVGPGAGEHGGEIVHSGPYEELLTNQRSLTGAYLDRRREILLPAKRRKIDKKRMVKVVGAKENNLRGIDVSFPLGVFTAITGVSGSGKSTLVNDILYTSLANQLNGAKQVPGRHQRVEGLEHLDKIVHVDQSPIGRMPRSNAATYTGVFDHIRKLFAETNEAKVRGYLPGRFSFNVKGGRCEACHGDGTLKIEMNFLPDVFVPCEVCHGARYNRETLEIRYKGKTIADVLDMPVEEAAEFFSAFTPIARHLNTLVDVGLGYIRLGQPAPTLSGGEAQRVKLASELQKRSNGRTIYVLDEPTTGLHFEDISKLLHVLQGLVEKGNTVLTIEHNLDVIKSADWIVDMGPEGGSGGGQVVAEGTPEQVAGIESSHTGYFLAEILGER; translated from the coding sequence ATGACCACTCAGCACATTCAGGGACACGAACCCGGTACCCCACAAGACCTCACCCGTATCCTCGTGAAGGGCGCCCGGGAGAACAACCTCAAGAATGTGGATCTGGATATCCCGCGTAACGCAATGATCGTCTTCACCGGACTTTCGGGCTCGGGCAAATCGTCGCTGGCTTTCGACACCATCTTCGCCGAAGGGCAACGTCGGTACGTGGAGTCTCTCTCAGCCTATGCGCGAATGTTTTTGGGGCAGGTCGACAAGCCTGACGTGGACTTCATCGAGGGCCTGTCGCCGGCAGTGTCCATCGATCAGAAATCGACGTCCAAGAATCCGCGGTCCACGGTCGGAACGATCACCGAGATCTACGACTACATGCGTCTCCTGTGGGCTCGGATCGGGCACCCGCATTGCCCGATCTGCGGTGAGCCCATCGAGAAGCAGACCCCCCAGGCGATCGTCGACCAGCTGATGGCCTATCCCGAGCGGACTCGTTTGCAGGTTCTTGCGCCGATGGTTCGCTCGCGCAAGGGCGAGTTCGCCGATCTCTTCGCTTCCTTGACCCAACAGGGTTATTCGCGAGCCATCATCGACGGCGAGCAGGTTCAGCTCTCCGAGGCCCCCAAACTCAAAAAGCAGTACAAGCACACGATCTCCGTGGTGGTGGATCGCTTGGTCATCAAGGAATCGATCCACCAACGGCTCACGGATTCGATCGAGACCGCCCTCGGTCTCGCGGACGGCCGCGTTGTCGTGGACTTCGTCGACGACGAATCTGAGGACAGCCAAAGAACTTTCAGCGAGAATCTGGCCTGCCCCAACGAACATCCGATCGAGACCACGGAGATCGAGCCCAGGGCCTTCTCATTCAACAGTCCATTCGGCGCGTGTTCTGAGTGCGACGGCATCGGGTCACGCCTGGAAGTCGATGAGGGGCTGGTCATACCCGACCCGGAGAAGAGCTTGGGCGAGGGCGCTATCGCCCCTTGGTCCCAAGGAAAATCCACCACGGAGTACTGGCTTCGGTTGCTTGCGGGTTTGGGCAAGGAAGTCGGTTTCGACCTCAACACGCCCTGGAAAGATCTCTCCAAGAAGGCGCGGAACGCCATCCTGGACGGCAAGGACTTCAAGGTCGAGGTCTCATACCGGAACAGGTTCGGTCGCGAACGCCGCTATACGTCCGGCTTTGAAGGCGTGTACGCCTACATCAAGCGCAAGCATGAAGAAACTGAGTCCGACTGGGCCAAGGACCGCTATGAGCAGTACATGCGGCAGGTCGCCTGCCCAGCCTGCAATGGGGCACGGCTCAACCCGACGATGCTGGCCGTCACGGTCGGTGGGGCCTCGATTTCCGAGGTCACGTCCATGTCCATGACCGACGCACAAAGGTTCATGCAGGGACTCGAGCTGACCGAACGCGAGTCGAAGATCGCCGACCAGGTGCTCAAGGAGATTCATGCGCGTCTTCAATTCCTCTTGGACGTGGGGCTTGACTACCTGAATCTCGAGCGTGCAGCTGCCACCCTGTCGGGCGGTGAGGCCCAGCGCATACGTCTGGCGACGCAAATAGGTTCAGGGCTGGTAGGAGTGCTGTACGTGCTCGACGAACCCTCTATCGGTCTGCACCAGCGGGACAACCGACGTCTGATCGAAACCCTGACCAAATTGAGAGACCTCGGCAACACCCTGATCGTCGTTGAACATGACGAGGACACGATCAAGGAGGCCGACTGGGTCGTCGACGTTGGCCCCGGGGCCGGGGAGCACGGTGGTGAGATCGTCCACTCGGGCCCTTACGAGGAGTTGCTGACGAATCAACGGTCATTGACCGGTGCATACCTCGACCGACGTCGTGAAATATTGTTGCCAGCCAAACGCAGGAAAATCGACAAGAAACGTATGGTCAAGGTCGTCGGAGCCAAGGAGAACAACCTCCGGGGGATCGACGTGTCATTTCCGCTGGGGGTGTTCACAGCCATTACCGGAGTCTCCGGTTCGGGAAAATCAACCCTGGTCAACGACATCCTCTATACATCCCTGGCCAACCAACTCAACGGAGCGAAGCAGGTTCCGGGCCGACACCAGCGTGTCGAGGGGCTGGAGCATCTGGACAAAATCGTTCACGTGGACCAGAGCCCTATCGGTCGAATGCCGCGTTCCAACGCCGCAACGTACACCGGCGTGTTCGATCACATCCGAAAGCTGTTCGCCGAGACGAATGAAGCGAAAGTTAGGGGTTACCTTCCCGGGCGCTTCTCGTTCAATGTCAAAGGAGGTCGTTGCGAGGCCTGCCATGGCGACGGGACGCTCAAGATCGAGATGAACTTCCTCCCGGATGTCTTCGTGCCGTGCGAAGTTTGCCATGGCGCCCGCTACAACCGGGAAACCTTGGAGATCCGATACAAGGGCAAGACCATCGCTGACGTTCTGGACATGCCCGTCGAAGAAGCCGCCGAATTCTTCTCGGCCTTCACTCCTATCGCCCGTCACTTGAATACTCTCGTCGACGTGGGGCTTGGGTACATCCGGCTCGGACAGCCTGCACCGACGCTCTCCGGTGGCGAAGCGCAGCGCGTCAAATTGGCCTCGGAACTTCAGAAGCGTTCAAACGGGCGCACGATCTACGTGCTCGACGAACCGACTACTGGCCTGCACTTCGAGGACATCAGCAAGCTGCTTCATGTTCTCCAGGGGTTGGTCGAGAAGGGCAATACGGTGCTGACGATCGAACACAATTTGGATGTCATCAAGTCTGCAGATTGGATCGTGGATATGGGTCCCGAGGGAGGATCCGGTGGGGGCCAGGTCGTTGCGGAAGGAACCCCTGAGCAAGTGGCCGGTATCGAAAGCAGCCACACGGGCTACTTCCTGGCCGAAATTCTGGGTGAGCGATGA
- a CDS encoding 1-acyl-sn-glycerol-3-phosphate acyltransferase translates to MKIGFRARVTGLEDFPKSGPVIVASNHKAFLDSVIISALMPRRVAFLAKAEYVNSPGIRGKAMKALFELIDIIPVNRSDQTGRLKALEKGLERLDQGQVFGIYPEGTRSRDGFLYRGRIGVAWLAHKTGAPVVPVGLIGTDKLQPSGSRMIRPVRFTVRVGKPLYFDKLGDQQTGKQRRETTDIIMDHIAQLSGQSRKDEYNTSPSLEKDAGTTD, encoded by the coding sequence ATGAAGATCGGGTTCAGGGCCCGAGTGACAGGGCTAGAGGATTTTCCGAAATCCGGTCCGGTGATTGTGGCCTCGAACCACAAAGCGTTTTTGGACAGCGTGATCATATCTGCATTGATGCCGCGCAGAGTGGCCTTTCTGGCCAAGGCAGAATACGTCAATTCGCCTGGTATCAGGGGAAAAGCCATGAAGGCACTGTTCGAATTGATCGACATCATTCCGGTGAACCGGTCGGACCAGACGGGGCGACTCAAAGCACTGGAAAAAGGTTTGGAGCGTTTGGACCAGGGGCAGGTTTTCGGAATCTATCCCGAGGGAACGCGCTCCAGGGACGGGTTTCTGTACCGCGGTCGGATCGGGGTGGCTTGGCTTGCCCACAAAACCGGAGCCCCCGTGGTCCCGGTGGGGCTCATCGGCACGGACAAGCTGCAGCCCTCGGGGTCTCGGATGATCCGTCCGGTCCGATTCACCGTTCGCGTGGGAAAGCCCTTGTACTTCGACAAGCTCGGAGATCAGCAGACGGGCAAGCAACGACGCGAAACCACGGACATCATCATGGACCATATCGCCCAGCTCTCCGGCCAATCCCGCAAGGACGAGTACAACACGTCGCCGTCGCTCGAGAAGGATGCGGGAACCACCGACTGA
- a CDS encoding HAD hydrolase-like protein translates to MSTRATATVLFDLDGTLLDPAGAITEGLSDAIAAHGFERPTPEILRKFVGPSTDQSLNRYTDIPGKYHREILATYRGGYLERARASSKLYPGMLELLQDLSQLPAAIGLATQKPLPTTEKLLDDFDIAQYFDVVSGSRDELQPATMHLPADKAGVIDRAFRLLDQRVGQNPEYGGADPERAVMIGDREYDVAGATTHGIPCIGVSWGFASEDELAGAGAVTVVDDAAQLRAAIAQETGLESLANA, encoded by the coding sequence ATGAGTACGCGTGCGACTGCCACCGTCCTCTTCGACTTGGACGGAACACTGCTCGATCCGGCGGGTGCAATCACGGAAGGTCTATCCGATGCGATCGCTGCTCACGGTTTCGAACGGCCCACCCCGGAGATCCTTCGCAAATTCGTGGGGCCATCGACTGACCAGTCGTTGAACAGGTACACGGACATTCCGGGAAAATATCACCGGGAAATCCTGGCGACCTATCGAGGAGGCTACCTGGAGCGAGCTCGGGCCTCATCGAAGCTGTATCCCGGAATGCTGGAGTTGCTTCAAGATTTGTCCCAGCTCCCTGCGGCGATTGGCCTTGCGACGCAAAAGCCCCTTCCGACCACCGAGAAGTTGTTGGACGATTTTGACATCGCTCAGTACTTCGACGTGGTCTCGGGGTCCCGCGACGAACTCCAACCAGCCACGATGCATCTTCCTGCCGACAAAGCCGGGGTCATCGACCGTGCCTTTCGCCTTCTCGACCAGCGTGTTGGGCAGAACCCCGAGTACGGCGGGGCAGACCCGGAACGAGCGGTCATGATCGGAGACCGGGAGTACGACGTCGCTGGGGCAACGACCCACGGGATTCCGTGTATCGGCGTTTCTTGGGGCTTCGCCTCCGAAGATGAACTAGCCGGCGCGGGTGCCGTGACCGTCGTGGACGACGCCGCGCAATTACGGGCGGCCATTGCCCAAGAAACCGGCCTCGAATCGCTGGCCAACGCATAG
- a CDS encoding MBL fold metallo-hydrolase, whose product MMAIATEKIDLSDVTIRYISVSEMDNKVYLVTCKQTGTQLLIDAADDPDAISRLVAAGAHDVDAQCACCGNVQLIVTTHSHWDHVRALPEIKSRSEALTACGAEDESDINVPMDITFEDGDTADLEGFSLDVIGLSGHTPGSIALAYTPEEGPTYIFTGDSLFPGGVGKTGSPEAFESLLHDVTTKIFDVYDDATVILPGHGDSTTLGAERPHLQEWAERGW is encoded by the coding sequence ATGATGGCAATCGCTACCGAAAAGATCGATCTGAGTGACGTCACCATCCGTTATATCAGCGTCTCCGAGATGGACAACAAGGTCTATCTGGTGACCTGCAAGCAAACGGGTACTCAGCTCCTGATCGATGCGGCGGATGATCCCGACGCAATATCACGGCTCGTGGCCGCCGGCGCCCACGACGTCGACGCCCAATGTGCCTGCTGCGGAAACGTGCAGTTGATCGTCACGACCCACTCGCACTGGGACCACGTCCGGGCCCTGCCCGAGATCAAATCTCGGTCCGAGGCGCTGACCGCATGTGGAGCCGAGGACGAGTCCGATATCAACGTACCGATGGACATTACGTTCGAAGACGGCGACACCGCCGATCTGGAGGGGTTCTCGTTGGATGTGATCGGACTGTCAGGGCACACACCCGGCTCCATAGCATTGGCTTACACGCCGGAAGAAGGTCCCACGTACATCTTCACCGGTGACTCCTTGTTCCCTGGCGGCGTCGGAAAGACGGGTTCCCCCGAAGCGTTCGAATCACTCCTCCACGACGTCACGACCAAGATTTTCGACGTCTACGATGACGCGACCGTGATCCTGCCCGGTCACGGCGATTCGACCACGCTGGGAGCCGAACGGCCTCACCTGCAGGAATGGGCCGAACGCGGCTGGTAG
- the whiA gene encoding DNA-binding protein WhiA has protein sequence MALTALVKDELAKLEVPKSSTRRAEVATVLRFAGGLHLVSGQIVIEAELDHRAAAQRVQTAIEELYGHRCELMTVSGGALKRGGHYMLRVQRGGEALARQTGLLDTRGRPVRGLPPTVVNGSLADSEAVMRGAFLAHGSLTEPGRSSAMEFTCPGPEAALALVGSARRLDIFAKAREVRGADRVVVRDGETIGQLLRRMGASDVLSQWQDRRTHREVRATANRLANFDDANLRRSAQAAVAAGARVERALEILGDDVPEHLHYAGQLRLAHRHASLDELGRLADPPLTKDAIAGRIRRLLAMADKQASAEGIPGTDTAPQGSSR, from the coding sequence ATGGCCCTGACGGCTCTCGTAAAAGACGAATTGGCGAAGCTCGAGGTTCCGAAGTCCTCGACCCGCCGGGCCGAGGTGGCGACCGTGTTGCGTTTTGCAGGCGGACTGCACCTCGTTTCAGGCCAGATCGTCATCGAAGCCGAGTTGGATCACCGTGCAGCGGCGCAGCGCGTCCAGACCGCGATCGAGGAACTCTACGGACACCGCTGCGAATTGATGACGGTTTCGGGCGGAGCTCTCAAGCGGGGCGGACATTACATGCTTCGCGTCCAGCGCGGAGGCGAGGCCCTCGCACGCCAGACCGGGTTGTTGGACACACGAGGTCGACCCGTTCGCGGCCTGCCTCCCACGGTCGTCAACGGTTCCTTGGCCGATTCGGAGGCCGTGATGCGTGGAGCATTCCTTGCGCATGGTTCCCTGACCGAACCCGGTCGATCGTCCGCTATGGAATTTACGTGTCCCGGCCCGGAAGCGGCCCTGGCTCTCGTCGGCTCGGCACGTCGCCTCGATATCTTCGCCAAAGCCAGAGAAGTCCGCGGCGCGGATCGAGTGGTGGTGCGCGACGGTGAAACCATCGGGCAGCTACTGCGTCGTATGGGTGCTAGCGATGTCCTCTCGCAGTGGCAGGACCGGAGAACGCACCGAGAAGTACGGGCCACGGCCAACCGATTGGCTAATTTTGACGATGCCAACCTTAGGCGTTCGGCCCAGGCGGCCGTCGCGGCGGGCGCCCGAGTCGAACGGGCATTGGAAATATTGGGTGACGACGTCCCAGAACATCTTCACTACGCCGGTCAGCTCAGGCTGGCCCACCGCCACGCGAGCCTTGACGAACTAGGTCGTCTCGCGGATCCGCCCCTGACCAAGGACGCAATCGCTGGCCGCATCCGCCGGCTCCTGGCCATGGCGGACAAACAAGCTTCGGCCGAAGGTATTCCGGGTACAGATACCGCACCCCAGGGGAGCTCTCGCTAG
- the rapZ gene encoding RNase adapter RapZ, with amino-acid sequence MTQENPSFNPEDLTPEKPEQTEMLVITGISGAGRSTAAHTLEDAGWYVVDNIPPNLLGPLVDLVARAPQSMPKLAVIIDIRGKALFADFKEALDVLQNAPVEFTMLFLDASDAAIIARYEAQRRPHPLQGNGRILEGIQAERDLLSDLKKRADVVLDTTGYNVHELSHVISQTYSMEGPSVVNITVMSFGFKYGVPADANFVADVRFIPNPHWIPDLRPHTGQDEPVRKFVLGHDGAKKFVDLYVDSLTPVIDGYRTENKHYATIAIGCTGGKHRSVAVSEEIARRLGTLDNVTVNVQHRDLGRE; translated from the coding sequence GTGACCCAAGAGAATCCATCGTTCAATCCTGAGGACTTGACGCCTGAGAAGCCTGAGCAGACGGAAATGCTGGTCATTACCGGTATCTCTGGCGCTGGTCGTTCAACGGCGGCTCACACCCTCGAAGACGCGGGTTGGTACGTTGTGGACAATATTCCGCCGAACTTGCTGGGACCACTCGTGGATCTCGTTGCTCGTGCTCCGCAGTCGATGCCCAAGTTGGCCGTCATCATCGACATTCGTGGCAAGGCTCTGTTCGCGGATTTCAAAGAAGCTCTGGACGTGCTGCAGAATGCGCCGGTGGAATTCACCATGCTGTTCCTGGACGCTTCGGACGCGGCCATTATCGCCCGGTACGAGGCGCAACGCCGTCCGCACCCCCTGCAAGGAAACGGGCGCATCCTGGAGGGTATCCAGGCCGAACGTGACTTGCTCTCGGATCTGAAGAAGCGTGCGGATGTCGTGTTGGATACAACGGGCTACAACGTCCACGAGCTCTCCCACGTGATCTCGCAGACGTATTCGATGGAAGGTCCGTCGGTCGTCAATATCACGGTCATGAGTTTCGGTTTCAAATACGGTGTTCCCGCGGACGCGAATTTCGTCGCTGATGTCCGTTTCATCCCTAACCCCCATTGGATACCCGATTTGAGACCGCACACGGGACAAGACGAACCGGTGCGCAAATTCGTTCTGGGCCATGACGGAGCGAAAAAATTCGTGGACCTGTACGTTGACTCCCTGACACCCGTAATCGATGGGTATCGCACCGAGAATAAGCATTATGCGACCATCGCGATCGGTTGCACGGGCGGCAAGCACCGTTCAGTGGCTGTCAGTGAAGAAATTGCGCGCCGACTCGGAACACTGGATAACGTGACAGTCAACGTCCAACACCGCGATTTGGGTCGCGAATAG
- the uvrC gene encoding excinuclease ABC subunit UvrC, with amino-acid sequence MANPASYRPASGEIPTQPGVYRFRDEFGRVIYVGKAKNLRNRLNSYFQRPQQLPPKTYAMVHTGASVEWTVVGSEMESLQLEYTWIKQYTPRFNIMYRDDKSYPYLAVSMGDRFPRAQVMRGAKKKGTRYFGPFSQAWAIRETLDSLLRVFPVRTCTRAVFKRAELADRPCLLGYIDKCSAPCVGRISEEDHKDLADQLCKFMAGDSEKYIKKLATDMQKSAENMEFEHAAKLRDDIEALRKAFERNAVVLSDSVDADLFAFHEDELEAAAQVFHVRGGRIRGQRGWIVERVEDLSAPEMVEQLLQQVYGESAVTMASAPDDAELNLNEIPRNVLVPVMPENAEQLQEWLSGLRGSKVTISVPQRGERVQLMGTVADNAKQALTLHKSRRAGDLTTRSASLQELQEALDLPDPLMRIECYDISHVQGTNVVASMVVFEDGLPRKSDYRKFSIRGDAARDDTASMYDVISRRFKRHLADQEARQHSPQASGEVDSGTEKEPAKFAYPPNLVVVDGGPPQVAAAQQALDDLGITDVYVVGLAKRLEEIWVPEDEFPVILPRSSHGLFLLQRLRDEAHRFAITFHRTKRGKAMLVSALDGVEGLGKAKREALIAEFGSLKAIREATAEDLTRAKGIGPQLAEKIRAHLSTDSEESGESSETSG; translated from the coding sequence ATGGCAAACCCGGCAAGCTATAGGCCTGCCTCGGGCGAGATCCCCACCCAGCCGGGTGTGTATCGCTTCCGGGACGAGTTCGGACGTGTGATTTACGTCGGCAAGGCCAAAAATCTACGAAACCGCCTGAACTCTTATTTCCAACGTCCTCAACAGCTCCCGCCCAAGACCTATGCCATGGTGCATACCGGAGCGAGCGTCGAGTGGACTGTTGTCGGCTCCGAAATGGAATCGCTCCAGCTGGAATACACATGGATCAAGCAGTACACGCCGCGATTCAACATCATGTACCGGGACGACAAATCCTATCCTTACCTTGCCGTCTCCATGGGGGATCGTTTTCCGCGCGCCCAAGTTATGCGCGGGGCCAAGAAAAAGGGCACACGTTACTTCGGCCCGTTTTCACAGGCCTGGGCAATCCGAGAAACCCTGGACTCTTTGTTGCGGGTATTTCCCGTTCGAACCTGTACCAGGGCCGTTTTCAAACGCGCCGAGCTTGCGGACAGGCCCTGCTTGCTGGGTTACATTGATAAGTGTTCGGCCCCTTGCGTCGGTCGCATCAGCGAAGAGGACCACAAGGATTTGGCCGATCAGTTGTGCAAATTCATGGCGGGGGATTCCGAGAAGTACATCAAGAAACTCGCCACCGACATGCAGAAATCCGCGGAGAACATGGAGTTTGAGCACGCTGCGAAATTGCGGGACGACATCGAAGCTCTTCGCAAGGCTTTCGAACGAAACGCCGTCGTGCTCTCCGATTCCGTGGACGCTGATCTGTTTGCGTTCCACGAGGATGAGCTCGAAGCCGCCGCTCAGGTTTTCCACGTACGCGGTGGCCGAATCCGAGGTCAGCGCGGGTGGATCGTGGAACGAGTCGAAGACCTGTCGGCTCCCGAAATGGTTGAACAGCTGCTGCAACAGGTCTACGGAGAGTCGGCCGTGACCATGGCGAGCGCGCCGGATGACGCGGAACTCAATCTCAACGAAATTCCCCGGAACGTCCTCGTCCCGGTCATGCCGGAAAACGCCGAGCAACTTCAGGAGTGGTTGTCCGGCCTCAGAGGAAGCAAAGTAACCATCTCGGTGCCCCAGCGTGGAGAGCGTGTCCAGTTGATGGGGACCGTGGCGGACAATGCGAAGCAAGCACTGACCTTGCACAAATCTCGGCGGGCCGGAGACCTCACCACACGCAGCGCGTCGTTGCAGGAGTTGCAGGAAGCACTCGACCTGCCCGATCCGCTCATGCGCATCGAGTGCTACGACATCTCGCACGTCCAGGGCACCAATGTCGTGGCTTCGATGGTGGTTTTCGAAGACGGCCTTCCCCGCAAATCGGATTACAGAAAATTCTCGATTCGCGGAGATGCGGCACGAGACGATACGGCCTCGATGTACGACGTCATATCGCGACGCTTCAAGCGGCACCTTGCGGATCAGGAAGCACGTCAGCATTCGCCCCAGGCTTCGGGCGAGGTGGATAGTGGGACCGAAAAAGAGCCGGCGAAGTTTGCCTACCCGCCCAATCTGGTGGTTGTCGACGGTGGACCGCCGCAGGTGGCCGCGGCCCAGCAAGCCCTCGATGATCTTGGGATCACCGATGTCTACGTCGTAGGGCTAGCTAAAAGACTCGAAGAGATTTGGGTTCCGGAGGACGAATTCCCGGTGATCCTGCCGAGGTCTTCTCATGGGTTGTTCTTGCTGCAAAGACTTCGCGATGAGGCCCACCGTTTCGCCATCACGTTCCACCGAACCAAGCGCGGCAAAGCCATGCTTGTCTCCGCCCTGGACGGCGTCGAAGGCCTGGGCAAGGCAAAACGAGAAGCTCTGATTGCGGAATTCGGGTCGCTCAAGGCGATACGGGAGGCCACGGCCGAGGACCTGACGCGCGCCAAAGGGATCGGCCCCCAGCTCGCCGAGAAAATACGAGCCCACTTGTCCACAGATTCCGAGGAATCCGGGGAAAGCAGCGAGACATCCGGGTAG